TCAAACACATGACCCAAGTGTGCATGGCAGCGGGCGCAAAGAACCTCTGTGCGCACCATCAATAAACTACGGTCAGTTTTGGTGGTGATGTTTTCACCAGCCACTGGTGCCCAGAAACTGGGCCAACCAGTTCCTGAATCAAATTTGGTCTGGGAGTTAAATAGATCAGTGCCACAGCACACGCACTGGTAAATCCCATCCTCATGGCAATCATGATATTTGCCAGTGAAAGCCCGTTCTGTCCCTTTTTTCCGGGCAACATCAAACTGTTTCGGGGTTAAAAGCGCTTTCCATTCTTCATCAGTCTTCAC
Above is a genomic segment from Methanobacterium sp. containing:
- the msrB gene encoding peptide-methionine (R)-S-oxide reductase MsrB, with amino-acid sequence MKKETPEKDFVPIYFASLKEIKLVERVVKTDEEWKALLTPKQFDVARKKGTERAFTGKYHDCHEDGIYQCVCCGTDLFNSQTKFDSGTGWPSFWAPVAGENITTKTDRSLLMVRTEVLCARCHAHLGHVFDDGPAPTGLRYCMNSASLNLVKQTIK